Proteins encoded by one window of Sediminicoccus rosea:
- a CDS encoding AMP-binding protein yields MLSYVHGASATPLLGETIGANFRNTVARFPDRLALIARQQGVRWTYAEMLAHAENVAANFLAAGLEPGERVGIWSPNNAEWALTQYATALAGLVLVNINPSYRLSELEYAVNKVGCAAIVTATRFKTSEYVTMLDILGAEKLPTLRHRFQIGPETQKGYRNFAELMQPAPAEARAKLHAIEATLQMDDPINIQFTSGTTGAPKGATLTHHNILNNGYFVAEAQRITHEDRICIPVPLYHCFGMVMGNLGCTTHGATIVYPGEGFDPLATLEAVAAERCTSLYGVPTMFIAQLNHPDFAKFDLSSLRTGIMAGSPCPIEVMRRCIADMNMAEVTIAYGMTETSPVSFQSSTTDSVERRVSTVGRVQPHIEVKIVDGEGRVVPRGQPGELCTRGYSVMLGYWGDEARTREAIDPAGWMHTGDLAVIDEEGFCNIVGRIKDLVIRGGENVYPREVEEFLFRHPKVAEVQVIGVPDPRFVEEICAWIRLKPGESATPEEIRDFCQGQIAHYKVPRHIRFVEEFPMTVTGKVQKYLMREAMIAELGLAEQKTA; encoded by the coding sequence ATGTTGAGTTACGTCCATGGTGCCTCGGCGACGCCGCTGCTGGGCGAGACGATCGGCGCCAATTTCCGCAACACCGTCGCCCGCTTCCCGGATCGCCTGGCGCTCATCGCGCGGCAGCAGGGCGTGCGCTGGACCTATGCCGAGATGCTGGCCCATGCGGAGAATGTCGCGGCCAATTTCCTCGCCGCCGGGCTCGAGCCGGGCGAGCGTGTCGGCATCTGGTCGCCCAACAACGCCGAATGGGCGCTGACGCAATATGCCACGGCGCTGGCGGGGCTGGTGCTGGTGAACATCAACCCCTCCTACCGCCTGTCGGAGCTGGAATACGCGGTGAACAAGGTGGGCTGCGCCGCCATCGTCACCGCCACGCGCTTCAAGACCAGCGAATATGTGACCATGCTGGACATCCTCGGCGCCGAAAAACTGCCCACGCTGCGCCACCGCTTCCAGATCGGCCCCGAGACGCAGAAGGGCTACCGCAACTTTGCCGAGCTCATGCAGCCCGCGCCCGCGGAAGCACGCGCGAAGCTGCACGCGATCGAGGCGACGCTGCAGATGGATGACCCCATCAACATCCAGTTCACCAGCGGCACCACCGGCGCGCCGAAGGGTGCGACGCTGACGCACCACAACATCCTCAACAACGGCTACTTCGTCGCCGAGGCGCAGCGCATCACGCATGAGGACCGCATCTGCATCCCCGTCCCGCTCTATCACTGCTTCGGGATGGTGATGGGCAATCTCGGCTGCACCACGCATGGCGCCACCATCGTCTATCCGGGCGAGGGCTTCGATCCGCTCGCGACACTGGAAGCGGTGGCGGCGGAGCGCTGCACCTCGCTCTATGGCGTGCCCACCATGTTCATCGCGCAGCTGAACCACCCTGACTTCGCGAAGTTCGATCTGAGCAGCCTGCGCACCGGCATCATGGCGGGCTCGCCCTGCCCCATCGAGGTGATGCGCCGTTGCATCGCCGACATGAACATGGCGGAAGTCACCATCGCCTATGGCATGACGGAAACCAGCCCGGTCAGCTTCCAGTCCTCCACCACGGATTCCGTCGAGCGCCGCGTCTCCACCGTGGGCCGCGTGCAGCCGCATATCGAGGTGAAGATCGTGGATGGCGAAGGCCGCGTCGTGCCGCGCGGCCAGCCGGGCGAGCTCTGCACGCGCGGCTATTCCGTGATGCTCGGCTATTGGGGCGATGAGGCGCGCACCAGGGAAGCCATTGATCCCGCCGGGTGGATGCACACCGGCGACCTCGCGGTGATTGACGAGGAGGGCTTCTGCAACATCGTCGGCCGCATCAAGGACCTGGTGATCCGCGGCGGCGAGAATGTCTATCCGCGCGAGGTGGAGGAGTTCCTCTTCCGCCACCCGAAGGTGGCGGAGGTGCAGGTGATCGGCGTGCCCGATCCGCGCTTCGTGGAAGAAATCTGCGCCTGGATCCGCCTCAAGCCCGGCGAGAGTGCCACGCCGGAGGAGATCCGCGATTTCTGCCAGGGCCAGATCGCGCATTACAAGGTTCCGCGCCACATCCGCTTCGTCGAGGAATTCCCGATGACGGTCACCGGCAAGGTGCAGAAATACCTGATGCGCGAGGCGATGATCGCGGAACTCGGGCTCGCCGAGCAGAAGACGGCGTGA
- a CDS encoding gluconokinase, whose product MTLHLLVMGVSGSGKSTIGAQLARALALPFGDADAFHPASNVQKMSAGIPLTDEDRWPWLDALGAWLAAQKGGGVIACSALKRAYRDRLRAAVPGLRILHLSGQAAMITARQAAREGHFMPPSLMASQFATLEPPAPDEAALVLDITAPPEVLILQATAQLRRIAAC is encoded by the coding sequence ATGACCCTGCACCTCCTCGTCATGGGCGTCTCGGGTTCAGGCAAATCCACCATCGGCGCGCAGCTGGCGCGCGCCCTGGCGCTGCCCTTCGGCGATGCGGACGCCTTCCACCCCGCCAGCAACGTGCAGAAGATGTCAGCCGGGATTCCGCTGACGGATGAGGATCGCTGGCCCTGGCTCGATGCGCTGGGCGCCTGGCTCGCGGCGCAGAAGGGGGGCGGCGTCATCGCCTGCTCGGCGCTCAAGCGCGCCTATCGGGACCGGCTGCGCGCGGCCGTGCCGGGGCTGCGAATCCTGCATCTCTCGGGCCAGGCCGCGATGATCACGGCGCGCCAGGCCGCGCGCGAGGGGCATTTCATGCCGCCCTCGCTCATGGCGAGCCAATTCGCCACACTGGAACCGCCCGCGCCGGATGAAGCGGCGCTGGTGCTCGACATCACCGCCCCGCCGGAGGTCCTCATCCTCCAGGCGACGGCGCAATTGCGGAGGATCGCTGCATGTTGA
- a CDS encoding class I SAM-dependent methyltransferase: MREDWRSLNRANWDERVPLHLGTAMYDRAHLRNGAGRLDAIAEAGLGDVTGLRVAHLQCHMGDDTLCLAQRGAAAVAGLDFSAPAIASAREFAGELGLTNASFVQADVYDAPAALGGGHDLVFSSWGTICWLPDIEGWARVIAELLRPGGAFFFAEAHPLALVFDDAAPADAQGRPGWDVPYFGAGPLEIQELRDYANPEAELRNSHTIQWLHSLSAILEALHGAGLRLEWLREHPGCPWRMFRSLVRGPDGLWTWPGPAWLPLGMSLRAVKS, translated from the coding sequence GTGAGAGAGGATTGGCGCAGCCTGAACAGGGCGAATTGGGATGAGCGCGTGCCGCTGCATCTCGGCACGGCGATGTATGATCGCGCGCATCTGCGCAACGGGGCCGGCCGGCTGGACGCCATCGCCGAAGCGGGGCTCGGCGATGTGACCGGGCTGCGCGTGGCTCATCTGCAGTGCCACATGGGGGATGATACGCTGTGCCTCGCCCAGCGCGGGGCAGCCGCGGTGGCGGGCCTCGATTTCAGCGCTCCGGCCATCGCCTCCGCGCGGGAATTCGCGGGCGAGCTGGGCCTCACGAATGCCAGCTTCGTGCAGGCGGATGTCTATGATGCACCAGCCGCGCTCGGTGGTGGGCATGACCTCGTCTTCAGCAGTTGGGGGACGATTTGCTGGTTGCCCGATATCGAAGGCTGGGCGCGGGTGATCGCGGAATTGCTGCGCCCCGGTGGCGCCTTCTTCTTTGCCGAGGCACATCCCTTGGCGCTGGTCTTCGACGACGCGGCGCCAGCTGATGCACAGGGTCGGCCGGGCTGGGACGTGCCGTATTTCGGCGCGGGGCCGCTCGAGATCCAGGAGTTGCGCGACTATGCCAATCCGGAAGCCGAGCTGCGCAACAGCCACACCATCCAGTGGCTGCACAGCCTCTCCGCCATTCTCGAAGCCTTGCATGGAGCCGGCCTGCGCCTGGAATGGCTGCGGGAGCATCCTGGTTGCCCCTGGCGCATGTTCCGTTCGCTGGTGCGCGGGCCGGATGGCCTCTGGACCTGGCCCGGCCCCGCCTGGCTGCCGCTCGGCATGAGTTTGCGCGCCGTGAAATCCTGA
- a CDS encoding PaaI family thioesterase, with amino-acid sequence MSIWRQHTTPEEIHSRAHGSVNGLLDIRITEIGPDFLRGEMPVDERHVQPFGIIHGGVSVVLAETLGSVASMMACEPGFMAVGLEINANHLRPLPKGGRAFGLCTPVRIGRSVHVWNIELRRDDGELFCVSRLTTSIIERKPAK; translated from the coding sequence TTGAGCATCTGGCGCCAGCACACCACGCCCGAGGAAATCCACAGCCGCGCCCATGGCTCGGTCAACGGCCTGCTCGACATCCGCATCACCGAGATCGGCCCGGACTTCCTGCGCGGCGAGATGCCGGTGGATGAGCGCCATGTGCAGCCCTTCGGCATCATCCATGGCGGCGTCTCCGTCGTGCTGGCCGAGACGCTGGGCAGCGTCGCCTCCATGATGGCCTGCGAGCCGGGCTTCATGGCCGTCGGCCTCGAGATCAACGCCAACCACCTGCGCCCGCTGCCCAAGGGCGGCCGCGCCTTCGGCCTCTGCACGCCGGTGCGGATCGGCCGCAGCGTGCATGTCTGGAACATCGAGCTGCGCCGCGACGATGGCGAGCTGTTCTGCGTCTCCCGCCTCACCACCTCCATCATCGAGAGGAAGCCCGCCAAGTGA
- the gnd gene encoding phosphogluconate dehydrogenase (NAD(+)-dependent, decarboxylating) translates to MQLGMVGLGRMGGNILRRVMQAGHEGVAFDRDDAAVATLVAEGAAGATSLKELVGLLRAPRTVWVMLPAGEITEAALTELHGLLSPGDTIIEGGNSFWKDSARRGAEAEARGLHYLDIGTSGGVWGLKRGYCLMIGGPAEVVQRLDPILAALVPGAGTALPTEGREARDPRPAQGYVHCGPNGAGHYAKMVHNGIEYGMMQAMAEGLDLMRAAPFDLDLPDITEAWRRGSVVSSWLLDLTAQALAYDPDLAEYSGHVSDSGEGRWTVDTAVEQAVPVPVLAAALFARFRSRQEASFADKALSAMRKGFGGHLEPKKG, encoded by the coding sequence ATGCAGCTGGGCATGGTGGGCCTCGGCCGGATGGGCGGGAACATCCTGCGCCGCGTGATGCAGGCGGGGCATGAGGGTGTCGCCTTCGACCGCGACGATGCGGCCGTCGCGACCCTGGTGGCCGAGGGTGCCGCGGGCGCCACCAGCCTGAAGGAACTGGTCGGCCTGCTGCGCGCGCCGCGCACCGTCTGGGTCATGCTGCCGGCGGGCGAGATCACCGAGGCCGCGCTGACGGAGCTGCACGGCCTGCTGAGCCCGGGCGACACCATCATCGAGGGCGGCAATTCCTTCTGGAAGGATTCCGCCCGCCGTGGGGCCGAAGCCGAAGCGCGCGGCCTGCATTACCTCGACATCGGCACCTCGGGCGGCGTCTGGGGCCTGAAACGCGGCTATTGCCTGATGATCGGCGGCCCGGCCGAGGTGGTGCAGCGGCTGGACCCGATCCTTGCCGCGCTGGTCCCCGGCGCGGGCACCGCGCTGCCGACCGAAGGGCGCGAGGCGCGCGACCCCCGCCCCGCCCAGGGCTATGTGCATTGCGGGCCGAATGGCGCGGGGCACTACGCCAAGATGGTCCATAACGGGATCGAATACGGGATGATGCAGGCCATGGCCGAGGGGCTCGATTTGATGCGCGCCGCGCCCTTCGATCTCGACCTGCCCGACATCACCGAGGCCTGGCGGCGGGGTTCCGTCGTCTCCTCCTGGCTGTTGGACCTGACGGCCCAGGCGCTGGCCTATGACCCGGACCTCGCCGAATACAGCGGCCATGTGAGCGACAGCGGCGAGGGGCGCTGGACGGTGGACACGGCGGTGGAGCAGGCGGTGCCTGTGCCCGTGCTGGCGGCGGCGCTCTTCGCGCGCTTCCGCTCGCGGCAGGAGGCGAGCTTCGCGGACAAGGCCTTGAGCGCGATGCGGAAGGGCTTCGGCGGGCATCTGGAGCCAAAGAAGGGATGA
- a CDS encoding acyl-CoA thioesterase: MSADFPFWTEEKLRIQDTDLNGHVNNASIAALCEAGRGEIISAVAGIPRERPLASALRRVTIDYLAEVHYPGVVRIGCRIAKVGNTSITIAQSLFEGGRCFATAESVIVFTDRTTRRPAPMPEAWREGFARLG, encoded by the coding sequence GTGTCCGCTGATTTCCCCTTCTGGACGGAAGAGAAGCTCCGCATCCAGGACACCGACCTGAACGGTCATGTGAACAACGCCTCCATCGCGGCGCTGTGCGAGGCCGGGCGCGGCGAAATCATCAGCGCCGTCGCCGGCATCCCGCGCGAACGGCCGCTCGCTTCCGCGCTGCGCCGCGTCACGATCGACTACCTGGCGGAGGTGCATTACCCGGGCGTGGTCCGCATCGGCTGCCGGATCGCGAAGGTGGGCAACACTTCCATCACCATCGCGCAGTCGCTCTTCGAGGGCGGCCGCTGCTTCGCGACGGCCGAGAGTGTGATCGTCTTCACCGACCGCACGACGCGGCGCCCCGCTCCGATGCCGGAGGCGTGGCGCGAAGGATTCGCGCGGCTGGGTTAG
- a CDS encoding ribonuclease activity regulator RraA gives MALSAETKAKLEKITTATLTTVLLKKGLRNVWMRKAAPFTPAAQNVRLVGEAFTLRFVPAREDLATPASWSSPISTRAAIEAMPEGVIAVADAMGVSDAGIFGDILCARLAKRGVTALVTDGAVRDVAGVNGTGLPVWCAGGAAPPSVAGLTFVSWQEPIGCGGVAVFPGDVVVCDADGCVLIPKDMVDAVTEESVEQERLEGWIMKQVDAGMALPGLYPANAENKARYEADKAAGRA, from the coding sequence ATGGCGCTTTCCGCCGAGACCAAGGCCAAGCTCGAGAAGATCACCACCGCGACGCTGACGACGGTGCTGCTGAAGAAGGGTCTGCGCAACGTCTGGATGCGCAAGGCCGCCCCCTTCACGCCGGCCGCGCAGAATGTCCGCCTGGTGGGCGAGGCCTTCACGCTGCGCTTCGTCCCCGCCCGCGAGGACCTCGCCACCCCCGCCTCCTGGTCCAGCCCGATCAGCACGCGCGCGGCCATCGAGGCGATGCCCGAGGGCGTGATCGCCGTCGCCGACGCCATGGGTGTCAGCGATGCCGGCATCTTCGGCGACATCCTCTGCGCGCGGCTGGCCAAGCGCGGCGTGACGGCGCTGGTCACCGATGGCGCGGTGCGTGACGTGGCGGGCGTGAACGGCACGGGCCTGCCGGTCTGGTGCGCCGGCGGCGCGGCGCCCCCCTCCGTCGCCGGCCTCACCTTCGTCTCCTGGCAGGAGCCGATCGGCTGCGGCGGCGTCGCCGTCTTCCCCGGCGATGTCGTGGTCTGCGACGCCGATGGCTGCGTGCTCATCCCGAAGGACATGGTGGACGCCGTGACCGAGGAGAGCGTGGAGCAGGAGCGCCTGGAAGGCTGGATCATGAAGCAGGTGGATGCCGGCATGGCGCTGCCTGGCCTCTACCCGGCCAATGCCGAGAACAAGGCGCGCTACGAGGCCGACAAGGCCGCCGGCCGCGCCTGA
- a CDS encoding CDP-alcohol phosphatidyltransferase family protein: MIPRRVNGGWLAKPEARLLDAMVHRVPASIGPDTLTGLGIFGAVLVAVGFALGLSSLFSVFLVFLGFGLNWLGDSLDGKVARHRRIERKVQGFVLDNGVDLIAYTLVALGFAASGLVSLPIPFILLSLYMLLSNLALARMLISGVHSLALDAVGTTELRVCFMGLAVLLYLLPGVFLAVVPGIGLSVLDCLSLLWAGIMLVNFGFVLRRDIRSAGLADQRHARQARSGAEAERTED; this comes from the coding sequence GTGATTCCCCGTCGCGTGAATGGCGGCTGGCTTGCCAAGCCTGAGGCGCGCCTGCTCGACGCGATGGTGCATCGCGTGCCGGCCAGCATCGGGCCCGACACCCTCACCGGCCTCGGCATCTTCGGCGCCGTCCTGGTCGCGGTGGGATTCGCGCTCGGCCTGTCCAGCCTGTTCTCGGTCTTCCTCGTCTTCCTCGGCTTCGGGCTGAACTGGCTGGGGGATTCGCTGGACGGCAAGGTAGCCCGCCACCGCCGGATCGAGCGGAAGGTGCAGGGCTTCGTCCTCGACAATGGCGTGGACCTCATCGCCTATACGCTGGTGGCGCTGGGCTTCGCCGCCTCCGGCCTCGTCTCGCTGCCCATCCCCTTCATCCTGCTCTCGCTCTACATGCTGCTGAGCAACCTCGCGCTCGCGCGCATGCTGATCAGCGGCGTGCACAGCCTGGCGCTGGACGCGGTGGGCACGACCGAACTGCGCGTCTGCTTCATGGGACTCGCCGTGCTCCTCTACCTGCTGCCGGGGGTCTTCCTGGCGGTGGTGCCCGGCATCGGCCTGTCCGTGCTGGATTGCCTTTCGCTGTTGTGGGCCGGCATCATGCTGGTGAATTTCGGCTTCGTCCTGCGTCGCGACATCCGCAGCGCCGGCCTGGCCGACCAGCGGCACGCGCGCCAGGCGCGCAGCGGGGCCGAAGCGGAAAGGACGGAAGATTGA
- a CDS encoding asparaginase, with product MTKPKIALIGTGGTIGSLGRGPFDIADYATLGKVMDAEQLLAYWPQVHEVAEVVAVKYAAVPSTALGPKEWLELVRLCDQVVAEIPNLDGIVITHGTATLEETAYFLSLTVKVEVPVVLVGAQRPSSGLSSDAGMNLANACRVAGDKRARGLGALVLLNDEIHAAREVTKTSTSRLQTFRSPDFGCLGHADADAIAWYRRPLRKLGRETEFDVRGLATLPRVDIVYCYAGADGAAVEAFIAAGAQGLVSAGFAPSFVTPALGEAMTAAMAAGTPIAASTRAGSGRMFYTTRMQEAGFLNADNLNPQKARILLMLGLTVTKDRAELNRIFAEY from the coding sequence GTGACCAAGCCCAAAATCGCGCTGATCGGCACCGGCGGCACCATCGGCTCGCTCGGCCGCGGGCCCTTCGACATCGCGGACTACGCGACGCTGGGCAAGGTGATGGATGCCGAGCAGCTGCTGGCCTATTGGCCGCAGGTGCATGAGGTGGCCGAGGTGGTCGCGGTGAAATACGCGGCCGTGCCCTCCACCGCGCTCGGCCCCAAGGAATGGCTGGAACTGGTGCGCCTCTGCGACCAGGTGGTGGCCGAGATCCCGAACCTCGACGGCATCGTGATCACCCATGGCACCGCGACGCTGGAGGAGACGGCCTATTTCCTCTCGCTGACGGTGAAGGTGGAGGTGCCGGTCGTGCTGGTCGGCGCGCAGCGGCCTTCCTCGGGCCTGTCCTCAGACGCGGGCATGAACCTCGCCAATGCCTGCCGCGTGGCGGGTGACAAGCGGGCGCGCGGCCTCGGCGCGCTGGTCCTGCTGAATGACGAGATCCATGCGGCGCGCGAGGTGACGAAGACCAGCACCTCCCGCCTGCAGACCTTCCGCAGCCCGGATTTCGGCTGCCTCGGCCACGCCGATGCCGATGCCATCGCCTGGTATCGCCGCCCGCTGCGCAAGCTCGGCCGCGAGACGGAGTTCGATGTGCGCGGCCTGGCCACCCTGCCGCGCGTGGACATCGTCTATTGCTACGCCGGCGCCGATGGCGCGGCCGTCGAGGCCTTCATCGCCGCCGGCGCGCAGGGCCTCGTCTCCGCCGGCTTCGCGCCGAGCTTCGTGACTCCGGCCCTGGGTGAGGCGATGACGGCCGCGATGGCCGCCGGCACGCCCATCGCCGCCAGCACGCGCGCGGGTTCGGGCCGCATGTTCTACACGACGCGGATGCAGGAGGCGGGGTTCCTCAACGCCGACAACCTGAACCCGCAGAAGGCGCGCATCCTGCTGATGCTGGGCCTGACCGTGACGAAGGACCGCGCGGAGCTGAACCGGATCTTCGCGGAATACTAG
- a CDS encoding aminotransferase class I/II-fold pyridoxal phosphate-dependent enzyme, with translation MRLTPTELDVAGLGREAATPVPAAEIPSNLVADRRQPRARALRQDAPKHDLSFESLPAYREILMERQVGPALGFTNPYYRVHDGRAATRTSINGRELLNFSSYDYLALNGHPEVLAAHEEAARRYGTSVSASRITSGERPVHRALEAALAEVYEAEAGALFVSGHATAASVIETILGPKDLIIHDALIHNCVVVGAQGARCQRKSFRHNDLDDLENYLTLTRHLFERVLIVTEGLFSMDGDGPDMFRLVEIKERFQAWLMVDEAHSLGVIGATGRGIAEHSGIDPNRVDIWFGTLSKALVGCGGYVCGSQVLIDILKARAPGMVYSVGMPAPVAAASLKALEIMRREPERVAALQANGAYFVAGARARGLDVGPSWGFGVTPIILGTDIRTFAMAQELERMGVYSFPVTSPGVPKGTSRLRFFLSAAHERAQIDTALDAVTTILDRS, from the coding sequence TTGAGGCTGACTCCGACGGAACTGGATGTGGCGGGCCTTGGCCGCGAGGCCGCGACGCCCGTCCCTGCCGCCGAGATTCCGTCCAATCTGGTCGCTGACCGCCGGCAGCCGCGCGCCCGGGCCCTGCGCCAAGACGCACCCAAGCATGATCTCTCCTTCGAGAGCCTGCCCGCCTATCGCGAGATCCTGATGGAGCGGCAGGTCGGCCCCGCGCTCGGCTTCACCAATCCCTATTACCGCGTGCATGACGGCCGCGCCGCCACCCGGACCTCGATCAACGGGCGGGAATTGCTGAATTTCTCGAGCTATGACTACCTGGCGCTGAACGGCCACCCGGAAGTCCTCGCCGCCCATGAGGAGGCCGCGCGCCGCTACGGGACCAGCGTCTCGGCCAGCCGCATCACCTCGGGCGAGCGGCCGGTGCATCGCGCCCTCGAAGCCGCCCTGGCCGAGGTCTATGAGGCCGAGGCCGGCGCGCTCTTCGTCAGCGGCCATGCCACTGCGGCCTCCGTCATCGAGACGATCCTCGGCCCCAAGGACCTCATCATCCATGACGCGCTGATCCACAATTGCGTGGTGGTCGGTGCCCAGGGTGCGCGCTGCCAGCGCAAATCCTTCCGCCACAATGACCTGGATGACCTCGAGAACTACCTGACGCTGACGCGCCACCTCTTCGAGCGCGTGCTGATCGTGACCGAGGGCCTCTTCTCCATGGATGGCGACGGGCCGGACATGTTCCGCCTCGTCGAGATCAAGGAGCGCTTCCAGGCCTGGCTGATGGTGGATGAGGCGCATTCGCTGGGCGTGATCGGCGCCACCGGGCGCGGCATCGCCGAGCACAGCGGCATTGATCCGAACCGGGTGGACATCTGGTTCGGCACGCTCTCGAAGGCGCTCGTCGGCTGCGGCGGGTATGTCTGCGGCAGCCAGGTGCTGATCGACATCCTCAAGGCCCGCGCCCCCGGCATGGTCTACAGCGTGGGCATGCCCGCCCCGGTCGCCGCCGCCTCGCTCAAGGCGCTCGAGATCATGCGGCGCGAGCCGGAGCGCGTGGCCGCGCTGCAGGCCAATGGCGCCTATTTCGTTGCTGGCGCCCGCGCCCGCGGCCTGGATGTGGGGCCGAGCTGGGGCTTTGGCGTGACCCCCATCATCCTCGGCACCGATATCCGCACCTTCGCCATGGCGCAGGAGCTGGAGCGGATGGGGGTCTACAGTTTCCCCGTCACCTCCCCCGGCGTGCCCAAGGGCACCTCGCGGCTGCGCTTCTTCCTCTCGGCGGCGCATGAGCGTGCCCAGATCGACACCGCCCTCGACGCTGTCACGACGATCCTCGATCGGTCGTGA
- a CDS encoding acetyl-CoA hydrolase/transferase family protein encodes MMINRSGGRACREITPEAAAALVKSGDWLDYGATFNQPDAFDRALAARKDALYDVSIRNCLSMRPRATLEADPERRHFAFYNWHFSGYDRKKHDAGLCHYIPCHLGEIPDYYRRFIERVDIAILKAAPMDAEGYFNLGPVSIWHPAVVERATTLILEITPDMPPVVGTHVRVHRDQVDYLIQGDDTPMPELPNAEASEVDRAVARLIATEIEDGACLQVGIGGMPNAVTTLLLESNVKDLGVHTEMLNDGLIELYRAGRVSGGRKATDQGLVTYSFCLGSRASYDTLRHNDDFLCRPVDDTNMPDIIARNDRVVAINNTTQLDLQGQAASESDGHRHISGTGGQSQFVRGAYASKGGKSFICLASTYERHGSRRSRIVLDLTPGNIVTTPRSDQMFVVTEYGMVNLKGRSVPERARAIIGLAHPDYREELAREARARRIVPAHFL; translated from the coding sequence ATGATGATCAACCGCAGCGGCGGCCGCGCGTGCCGCGAGATCACGCCCGAGGCGGCGGCGGCCCTGGTGAAGTCCGGTGACTGGCTGGACTATGGGGCCACCTTCAACCAGCCCGACGCCTTCGACCGCGCATTGGCCGCACGCAAGGACGCGCTGTACGACGTCAGCATCCGCAACTGCCTCAGCATGCGCCCGCGCGCCACGCTGGAAGCCGACCCCGAGCGCAGGCACTTCGCCTTCTACAACTGGCATTTCTCCGGCTATGACCGGAAGAAGCACGATGCCGGCCTCTGCCACTACATCCCCTGCCATCTGGGCGAGATCCCCGACTACTACCGCCGCTTCATCGAGCGCGTGGACATCGCCATCCTCAAGGCCGCGCCCATGGATGCGGAGGGGTATTTCAACCTCGGCCCCGTCAGCATCTGGCACCCGGCGGTGGTGGAGCGTGCAACGACGCTCATCCTCGAGATCACGCCCGACATGCCGCCCGTGGTAGGCACGCATGTGCGCGTGCATCGCGACCAGGTGGACTACCTGATCCAGGGCGACGACACGCCCATGCCGGAACTGCCCAACGCCGAGGCGAGCGAGGTGGATCGCGCGGTCGCGCGCCTCATCGCCACCGAGATCGAGGATGGCGCCTGCCTCCAGGTCGGCATCGGCGGCATGCCCAATGCGGTGACCACGCTGCTGCTGGAATCCAACGTGAAGGACCTCGGCGTCCATACCGAGATGCTGAATGACGGGCTGATCGAACTCTATCGCGCGGGGCGCGTCAGCGGCGGGCGCAAGGCGACGGACCAGGGCCTCGTCACCTACAGCTTCTGCCTGGGCAGCCGCGCCAGCTACGACACGCTCCGGCACAATGACGACTTCCTGTGCCGCCCGGTGGATGACACCAACATGCCCGACATCATCGCCCGCAATGACCGGGTGGTGGCGATCAACAACACCACCCAGCTCGACCTCCAGGGCCAGGCGGCGTCGGAATCCGATGGGCACCGGCACATCAGCGGCACGGGCGGGCAGTCGCAATTCGTGCGCGGCGCCTATGCGTCGAAGGGCGGGAAATCCTTCATCTGCCTCGCCTCCACCTATGAGCGGCACGGAAGCCGCCGCAGCCGCATCGTGCTGGACCTGACGCCCGGCAACATCGTCACCACGCCGCGCTCGGACCAGATGTTCGTCGTCACCGAATACGGGATGGTGAACCTGAAGGGCCGCTCGGTGCCGGAGCGTGCCAGGGCCATCATCGGCCTCGCGCACCCCGACTACCGGGAGGAGCTGGCGCGCGAGGCGCGGGCGCGGCGGATCGTGCCGGCCCATTTCCTATGA